The following are encoded in a window of Carya illinoinensis cultivar Pawnee chromosome 15, C.illinoinensisPawnee_v1, whole genome shotgun sequence genomic DNA:
- the LOC122297366 gene encoding protein CHAPERONE-LIKE PROTEIN OF POR1, chloroplastic, whose amino-acid sequence MASLLLSKPSSLSTSFLPTKPFFHGNAKNRKTYCATFKGPRCAVDTPHEGNVQKFSRLRVWDPYKRLGITRDASEEEIWGSRNFLLQQYAGHEKSEESIEAAFEKILMASYQHRKKTKINLKSKLKKKVEESPPWVKNLLNFVELPPTDVIFRRLFLFAFMGGWSIMNSAEGGPAFQVAVSLAACIYFLNEKTKSLGRAFIIGFGALVTGWICGSLLVPNIPSVILHPTWTLELLTSLVVYFFLFLGCTFLK is encoded by the exons ATGGCTTCCCTCTTGCTCTCTAAACCCTCTAGCCTCTCCACTTCCTTCCTCCCCACAAAGCC TTTCTTCCATGGAAATGCGAAGAACCGGAAAACTTATTGCGCCACTTTTAAAGGCCCTAGGTGTGCTGTGGATACACCACACGAAG GTAATGTCCAGAAATTTTCTCGGTTGAGAGTGTGGGATCCTTATAAACGCCTTGGCATTACCCGTGATGCCTCTGAGGAGGAAATTTGGGGATCACGCAATTTTCTCTTGCAACAGTATGCTGGTCATGAGAAAAGTGAGGAATCAATAGAAGCTGCATTCGAGAAAATACTGATGGCTAGCTATCAACataggaagaaaacaaaaattaatttgaagaGCAAGTTGAAGAAGAAAGTGGAAGAATCTCCACCTTGGGTTAAGAATTTGCTCAATTTTGTGGAACTTCCTCCAACTGATGTTATATTTAGAAGATTGTTCCTATTTGCATTTATGGGTGGCTGGAGTATTATGAATTCTGCTGAAGGTGGACCTGCTTTCCAG GTCGCAGTATCTTTAGCAGCATGCATATATTTCCTCAATGAGAAAACAAAGAGCTTGGGCAGGGCCTTCATCATTGG ATTTGGTGCTCTTGTGACTGGCTGGATATGTGGTTCTCTCCTGGTCCCCAATATTCCATCAGTTATATTACACCCTACTTGGACGCTTGAACTCCTAACATCACTGGTTGTTtactttttcctctttcttggTTGTACCTTTCTCAAGTAA